One genomic region from Leptolyngbyaceae cyanobacterium JSC-12 encodes:
- a CDS encoding hypothetical protein (IMG reference gene:2510096969): MWKSSIAHLSFLTTLLGSVGVVTVVYADDGFPATTERSQSNSTFSERTSELSSSATARNQELNFLSDDVNSTVSSQTSPKLVTQLELASGQDTSPSPTASPETTQVSQAEPATTIQILTPKEVVTSQKSTDLVVRYVTGTNVQVLVNEQPLSSTTSTQKQADAATNQTTQVWYQIPLKSGVNTLTVQAEGSAPVSVTVTVKETAAKIEFLPFQESRVPADGRSALTVEGQILDEVGQPIAKDAVVTLTASAGKFVGADYNKDRPGFQVLAKNGKFRAQLQSSLEPQMVRIRAAVDRHELVTPDELKKPTNAPFPSITPVEKPTNLPYPPSNQPSFVTQNPYDKTLETYTQAEFITNLRPFILSGQVNLRFGQAGLDYYNSFENFLRPSLLDQGYRVDFSTAAFASGRIGEWLFTGAFNNQRALNEDCSGATRLFRDPQFCDQVYPTYGDSSTVDYLTPSIDSVYFKIERTSPVVGAGSDYAMWGDYTTQEFARASQFYTATTRQLHGFKANYNLGDLQITMAYANNISGFQRDAIAPNGTSGYYFLSRRLVIAGSENLFLETEELLRPGTVIERKPLYRGIDYEIDYDRGAVLFRRNINALEFDPFGRTLRRQIVATYQYDSLEDGGRLYAGRAQYNFSRELGREIWAGFTYLREDQGDQRLEVYGGDVMVNLGKDAQFVAEVARSDFDSVFRGDIGGYAYRFELFGSITPGMFGRAYYRSVETGFTNNATTSFTPGQTRYGAELSARLGSTTQARVQFDREINFGIAPAARGLPALATTGFGDLFNPTREPIPGSRVDNSQTTFKAGISQKVGPVELGLDWVRRSRQDRVLPNRLEEDSNQLISRLNFPILKDLIFRVQDERNLGDSDPLYPNRTTVGLDWIASPDVTVRLAQQFVERTSEINANSFTSLDIISDKRLSDDTTFTSRYSILNGVNGWSSQSALGLNHRVLLAPGLRLNLGYERVATDLFAYTAAGQQFRQPLAPGQSASALGLSSYNSYVIGLDYTDNPNFKASGRFEYRDGDGSNDTMVISASAAGKLSPSLTVLGRFQQANFANQLLSDSGLADTINLKVGLAYRNPADDKFNALLRYEYRQNPSTTPDTILIGSGTGSNVHLFALEAIYAPNWRWEFYGKFALRSTRSYLARDLLGTNAITLGQFRAAYRFGFRWDAAAEVRWISQSIVNFDEVGLAAELGYYLNPNLRVALGYNFGSANDRDLNRTKDGVYVTLTLKLDQLLSGFGISLPDRKVAPPQQQESLVKPLATQPSGTAPTPPTSAQSSVPAQPELEGTAQ, encoded by the coding sequence ATGTGGAAATCTTCAATTGCTCATCTGAGCTTCCTTACTACCCTTTTGGGATCTGTCGGAGTAGTGACAGTTGTCTATGCTGATGACGGGTTTCCCGCAACCACCGAACGCTCTCAGTCCAATAGCACTTTCTCAGAGCGCACGAGTGAACTGAGTTCATCAGCAACTGCCAGAAATCAAGAATTAAACTTTCTCAGTGATGATGTTAACTCTACGGTTTCTAGTCAGACTTCGCCCAAGTTGGTGACCCAACTGGAGCTAGCTTCTGGACAAGATACATCACCATCACCAACTGCCTCTCCCGAGACGACTCAAGTGAGTCAGGCTGAACCAGCAACGACAATTCAGATCCTGACGCCGAAAGAGGTAGTGACCTCGCAAAAATCCACTGATTTGGTGGTGCGGTATGTGACGGGAACCAATGTGCAGGTTTTAGTAAACGAGCAGCCCCTCAGTTCCACCACTTCTACGCAAAAACAAGCTGATGCTGCAACCAACCAGACCACTCAGGTCTGGTATCAGATCCCGCTAAAGTCTGGAGTGAATACGCTAACGGTGCAGGCAGAGGGGAGTGCTCCTGTCAGTGTGACGGTTACTGTGAAGGAAACTGCTGCCAAGATCGAGTTTCTCCCGTTTCAGGAAAGCCGGGTTCCTGCGGATGGGCGATCGGCACTGACAGTTGAAGGACAGATTTTGGATGAAGTGGGTCAACCAATTGCGAAAGATGCCGTAGTAACCCTGACTGCCAGCGCGGGCAAATTTGTTGGTGCAGACTACAATAAAGACCGCCCTGGTTTCCAGGTGTTGGCGAAAAATGGGAAGTTCAGGGCGCAATTACAATCCAGTCTTGAGCCACAGATGGTACGGATTCGGGCTGCGGTTGATCGTCACGAGCTAGTAACCCCAGATGAACTGAAAAAGCCAACCAATGCTCCGTTTCCATCCATTACTCCGGTAGAAAAGCCCACCAATCTGCCCTATCCACCTAGTAATCAACCATCCTTCGTTACCCAAAATCCCTACGACAAAACGCTCGAAACCTACACTCAGGCTGAGTTCATTACTAACCTGCGTCCGTTTATTTTGTCAGGTCAGGTAAATTTGCGATTTGGGCAAGCTGGGCTTGATTACTACAACAGCTTTGAAAATTTCCTGCGTCCAAGTTTATTGGATCAGGGGTATCGGGTGGACTTTAGCACGGCGGCTTTTGCTAGTGGACGGATTGGGGAGTGGTTATTTACTGGAGCCTTCAACAATCAGCGTGCCCTGAACGAAGATTGTTCTGGGGCAACCCGTTTATTCCGTGATCCTCAGTTTTGCGACCAAGTTTACCCTACCTATGGTGATAGCTCTACGGTAGATTATCTGACCCCATCCATTGATAGCGTCTATTTCAAGATTGAGCGAACCTCACCTGTCGTTGGTGCTGGATCGGACTATGCAATGTGGGGAGATTACACTACTCAGGAGTTCGCCCGTGCTTCCCAGTTTTATACTGCTACGACTCGCCAACTGCATGGTTTTAAGGCAAATTACAACCTGGGTGATTTGCAGATCACGATGGCGTATGCCAATAACATCAGTGGGTTTCAGCGAGATGCGATCGCGCCCAACGGTACCAGTGGTTATTATTTCCTGTCCCGTCGCTTAGTCATCGCAGGCAGCGAAAACCTCTTCCTGGAAACAGAAGAGCTACTACGCCCTGGTACAGTGATTGAGCGTAAACCGTTATATCGCGGCATTGACTACGAAATTGACTACGATCGCGGTGCAGTCCTCTTCCGGCGCAACATTAACGCATTGGAATTTGATCCGTTTGGGCGCACTCTTAGACGGCAAATTGTGGCTACATACCAGTATGACAGTCTGGAAGATGGCGGTAGACTCTACGCCGGACGGGCACAATACAATTTCTCCCGCGAACTGGGACGAGAAATCTGGGCAGGCTTTACCTATCTGCGAGAAGACCAGGGTGATCAGCGCCTAGAGGTCTACGGCGGTGATGTTATGGTCAACCTGGGTAAAGATGCTCAGTTTGTTGCAGAAGTTGCCCGCTCTGACTTTGACTCTGTTTTTCGGGGGGATATTGGTGGCTATGCCTATCGTTTCGAGCTATTTGGCTCAATTACGCCAGGAATGTTTGGACGAGCCTACTACCGCTCTGTGGAAACAGGCTTTACCAACAACGCCACAACCAGCTTCACACCTGGACAAACCCGGTACGGAGCCGAACTCAGTGCTCGTCTGGGTTCTACCACTCAAGCACGGGTTCAGTTTGATCGAGAAATTAATTTTGGCATCGCGCCAGCCGCACGGGGGCTTCCGGCCCTGGCAACCACTGGCTTCGGCGACCTGTTTAACCCCACCCGCGAACCAATTCCGGGGAGTCGCGTGGATAATAGCCAAACCACCTTCAAGGCAGGCATCAGTCAAAAAGTTGGTCCGGTAGAGCTAGGACTTGATTGGGTGCGGCGCTCTCGCCAGGATCGCGTTCTGCCCAATCGGTTGGAAGAAGACAGCAACCAACTGATTTCACGCCTGAATTTTCCGATCCTCAAAGATCTGATTTTCCGAGTGCAGGACGAGCGTAACTTGGGTGACTCTGACCCCCTTTATCCCAACCGTACTACTGTTGGGCTGGACTGGATTGCTTCTCCTGATGTCACCGTTCGCCTCGCCCAGCAATTTGTTGAACGTACCAGCGAAATTAACGCCAATTCTTTCACTAGCCTGGATATCATTTCCGACAAGCGCCTGTCTGATGACACGACTTTCACTAGCCGCTACTCCATCCTCAATGGAGTAAATGGCTGGTCGAGCCAATCTGCATTAGGCTTAAATCACCGAGTACTGCTGGCTCCAGGCTTGCGGCTTAACTTGGGTTATGAGCGAGTTGCGACCGATCTTTTCGCTTATACAGCGGCTGGACAGCAGTTTCGCCAGCCTTTGGCACCTGGGCAAAGTGCATCAGCGCTTGGACTCTCTTCCTACAACAGCTACGTTATTGGGTTAGACTACACCGACAACCCCAACTTTAAAGCCAGTGGACGGTTTGAGTATCGGGATGGGGATGGCAGTAACGATACGATGGTGATTTCTGCTTCCGCAGCTGGTAAGCTTTCTCCCTCTTTAACAGTGTTAGGGCGTTTCCAGCAAGCCAACTTTGCCAATCAACTTCTGTCCGACTCTGGACTGGCAGACACTATCAACCTCAAAGTCGGTTTAGCTTACCGTAACCCAGCCGATGATAAGTTCAACGCCCTGCTGCGCTATGAATATCGCCAGAACCCCTCTACAACGCCTGACACCATCTTGATTGGTAGTGGCACGGGGTCAAATGTGCACCTGTTTGCCCTGGAAGCGATTTATGCCCCGAACTGGCGCTGGGAATTCTATGGTAAATTTGCGCTTCGTAGCACCAGGTCTTACCTGGCAAGAGATTTACTGGGCACAAACGCTATCACATTGGGGCAGTTTCGTGCTGCCTACCGCTTTGGCTTCCGCTGGGATGCAGCGGCTGAAGTACGCTGGATCAGCCAGTCTATCGTCAATTTCGACGAAGTTGGTTTGGCTGCGGAATTGGGTTATTACCTTAATCCCAATTTGCGGGTGGCGCTTGGCTACAACTTTGGTAGCGCCAATGATCGCGACCTGAACCGCACCAAAGATGGGGTTTACGTCACCCTGACGTTGAAGCTTGATCAGCTTTTGAGTGGCTTTGGCATTAGCCTCCCTGATCGCAAAGTGGCCCCACCTCAGCAACAAGAATCGCTGGTGAAACCCCTGGCAACTCAGCCCAGTGGTACCGCACCCACTCCTCCCACATCTGCACAATCCTCCGTGCCAGCTCAGCCAGAACTAGAAGGCACCGCGCAATGA
- a CDS encoding conserved repeat protein (IMG reference gene:2510096970~PFAM: Domain of unknown function DUF11~TIGRFAM: conserved repeat domain), which produces MSSPTTLLGLKHLRRISFALAVGGLSFHGLSAIAQTIIPNTATANFRGTPGGPFQTVRSNTVTVPLVAERLEIIKVGDRGAAEPGDTTIYRLLIKNSGSSTLTNLVVTDTLPLGLRYVNNSARASLSTAGGPSTPVNLSGVTVNGQVVTFTYPSLAPQQTLTIAYGALLTPDAVRGSGRNLAVARARNPAGGEVVSNNATHLLRIRPGILSDCGTIIGRVFVDKNYDGEQQPGEPGVPNAVIFMDDGNRVTTDANGLFSLPFAIAGNRTGTLDLTSLPGYTLAPNLYRIEANSPSRLVKLAPGGLARMNFAVTPSFREGQQ; this is translated from the coding sequence ATGAGTTCTCCAACAACACTGTTGGGACTCAAGCATCTAAGGCGCATATCGTTTGCGCTGGCAGTAGGTGGCTTGAGTTTCCATGGGCTTTCTGCGATTGCCCAAACGATTATTCCCAACACTGCCACAGCTAACTTTCGAGGAACGCCCGGTGGACCATTCCAGACGGTGCGCTCGAACACTGTGACTGTTCCACTAGTTGCTGAACGGCTGGAAATCATTAAGGTGGGCGATCGCGGTGCTGCAGAGCCAGGTGACACCACTATTTACCGTCTGTTGATCAAGAATTCCGGAAGCAGCACGTTGACAAATTTAGTGGTGACTGACACATTGCCTTTGGGTTTGCGCTACGTCAACAACTCCGCCCGCGCCTCACTCAGCACGGCAGGTGGACCCAGCACTCCTGTTAATCTTTCTGGAGTAACGGTGAACGGTCAGGTTGTCACCTTTACTTATCCCAGTTTGGCACCCCAGCAGACTTTAACCATTGCCTACGGAGCACTGCTAACTCCCGATGCAGTTCGTGGCTCTGGACGTAACCTGGCAGTTGCTCGTGCCAGAAATCCAGCAGGTGGTGAAGTTGTGAGTAACAATGCGACACATTTGTTGAGAATTCGTCCTGGGATTCTGTCAGACTGCGGCACGATTATCGGGCGAGTGTTTGTGGATAAGAACTACGACGGTGAGCAACAACCGGGTGAACCGGGTGTGCCGAATGCTGTGATCTTTATGGACGACGGTAATCGAGTGACAACTGATGCGAATGGGCTGTTTTCATTACCCTTCGCGATCGCTGGAAATAGGACTGGAACCCTGGACTTGACCAGTTTGCCAGGCTATACGCTTGCTCCTAACCTTTACCGGATCGAAGCGAATTCACCATCCCGTCTGGTGAAGCTGGCTCCAGGAGGATTGGCTCGAATGAACTTTGCCGTGACACCGAGCTTTAGGGAGGGTCAGCAATAG